The Streptomyces sp. NBC_00483 genome contains the following window.
TCCACTCGCCGACGTCGGTGAACTTGTCGGTGGCGGCGAACTCGTCCGGCAGCATCTCGTCGTCGTTCGTATAACTGGACCCGTCGACGACGACGAAGTCGGCGCCCGCCTTGTTCTTGTTCCAGTAGTCGAAGGCGTCGACGATCCGCTGGTCCATCCGCCCCCAGGCGCCCTTGACCTCGTCGGAGGTGCCGTCGGTCTGCTGGGGATGGTGACTGTCCATGACGAGATAGGGACCGCCGACCATGATGTCTCTGTCAACCTTCTTCAGGGCCTTGTAGACGAGGTTGTAGAGCTTCGTGTACCCCTCGTAGTCCCAGCGGCCCTTGCCGTCGTTCCAGAAGCCCTTGAACTCGTTCCAGACGATGAAGTGCCGTACGTACGGGTACCGCTTGGCGACCGTCGCCGCGAGGTTCGCGTAGTCCTTGTAGTGCTCGGGGGACGGCGCGGTCTCCAGGCTGGCCTGGCTCCAGTCCGTGTTGCCGACGCCGGCCTTGCCGCCCTTCATCCAGTCGGGCGCGCAGCAGAGCGTGACCACGGGTGTACCGCCGGACTTGCGGATGAAGTCGATCCGCCGGTCCATCTCCTCGAACTGGTAACGCCCCTTCACCGGCTCCGGGTTGCTCGCGCCCCAGCCCATGATGTGCTGGTTCTGCGGCATCGGCCGCTCCCCCAGCAGCTTCTCCGCTCGCTCGGTCGCTGCGGACGAGCCCTCGTCGGCGGAGAACTGCGTGTGCGTGAACCCCCAACCGACCTGCGGACCCAGCTCCTTCGGCGGCGCACCGGGCGTGCCGTGCACCCTGTCACCGTCCGTGGTGGTGCCCGCGGTGCTCTGTTTGCCGTCCGGAAGCGTGTTGATCACGGTCAGCACCAGCGCCAGTACGGCCATGCCCACGCCGAGCAGGGCGATGAGTCGCCATCGCCGCGCCCCCGATTCCCACCCATGACGTCCCATCAAGGACAAGGGTAACGAGGGGAGTTGGCGGAAGGACCAGCTCCGCTGCCACGGACTCGTAACGAGGTTCGACGGCCGGGGTGCGCGTGGCGGCCGGTACGAGGCCGGGGCACGCTGCGGAAATTGCCTGCGGGAGACCCGTTCGTGCCGGATCATGGCGGCATGTCTGCGAACCCTTTCGACGCGCTGCCGGTCCGGCTGGGCGTCGACGACAGCGACTCACCCTCCGACGTCGTCGACGCGCTGTTCCTCGGCCGCTTCGCCACGGGCGAGCAGCCCTACTCGCACGCGATGAACATCGACCGGGTGCGCACCGCCGCGACACTGCTGCCGCCGAACGCCCGGGTGCTGCGTTCCGCGCGCGACGAGGACCGCAGCGCGACGCTCGCCGAGGGCGACGGGTGGACGCTGCTCATCTCCCGGTGGAGCAGGGGCGCGGACGTCACCGTGACGGCGACGACGGCGGAGCTGGCGGAGAAGGTCCTGGGGCAGGCCACGGACGGTGCGGCCGACGAGCCGGAGCCGCAGCCGGAGAACGTGGCGATGGGCTTCTGGTACGTGTCCCCGCGCCGCGGCCCGCACCGCACGACGCGCCAGATCTCGGCCGGCACCTGGGAGGAGGTGCGCCCCAACTACACGGCGCCGGTCGCCGAGGCGATGGACGAGCTGATGAAGACGCGCCCCGAGGACATCGCGGGCCGCCTGCTCCTCCTGCACGGCCCGCCGGGCACGGGCAAGACGTCCGCCCTGCGCACCCTGGCCCGCTCGTGGCGTGACTGGTGTCAGGTCGACTGCGTCCTCGACCCCGAACGGCTCTTCTCGGACGTCGGCTATCTGATGGACATCGCGATCGGCGAGGACGACGGCTCGGCGAACGGGCGTTGGCGCCTGCTCCTCCTGGAGGACTGCGACGAACTGATCCGCGGCGAGGCCAAGCACACGGCGGGCCAGGCGTTGTCGCGGTTGCTGAACCTGACGGACGGCCTGCTCGGCCAGGGCCGCAACGTCCTGGTCGGCGTCACCACCAACGAAGACCTGGAACGCCTCCACCCCGCGGTGGTCCGCCCCGGCCGCTGCCTGGCCCGCATCGAGGTCTCCCCCTTGACCCGCCACGAGGCGACGGACTGGCTCGGCACGGACGAGGGCGTGGGCCGCGAGGGCGCGACACTGGCGGAGCTGTACGCGCTGCGCCGCGGAGTGTCTCCGACGTCGGTCCCGGACCAGCGGGGCGGGACGGAAGCCGGGCTTTACCTGTAGGCCCAGCCCCCCTACGCCACGGGGCTCCGCCCCGGCCCCCGCGCCTCAATCGCCGGCGGGGCTGGATTTGCCCCGCCTACGCGTACGCCGCGCGCACCGCGTCCCGGGCCGCGGAGAGGGCGGCGTCCTCCGACAGGCCAAGCCGCCGGACCCGCTCCGCGTACGCCTGCGCCGCCGCCGACGCCTCCCGCTCCGCCGCATCCCCAGCGGACGCGATAAGCGTGCCGTTGCGCCCCCGCGTCTCGATCACCCCGTCCGTCTCGAGGGCCCGGTACGCCTTGGCCACCGTGTTCGCGGCGAGGCCGAGCTCCTCGGCGAGCCCGCGGACCGTGGGCAGCCGGTACCCGACGGGCAGCACCCCCGACCGGGCGAGCTCGGAGATCTGGGCCCGCACCTGCTCGTAGGGCGCGGCACTGTCGTCAATGCGGATCTTCAAGGTCACGCGGTCGATTCTCCCGCAGCACCGAAAAATAGGAGGCACCCGGTGGCGCGCGGCGCGTAGCGTGCGCCCCCATGACCGTGATCGTGCGCGCGCTGCACCTCGACCGTCCGGCCGACACCGAGGCCTTCGCCCGGATCCGCCGCGCCTGCCTCCCCGCCATGCTCGCGACCCCGGCCTCCGTCGCGTACGCCGCCGCAAACGCCCACCCCGACGCCCACTACCGCCAACTGCTCGCGCAGACCGGCGACGGCGAGATGATCGGCACGGCGCAGGTGGGCGTCGCGTACGACAGCCCGGAACCCGGCCAGGGCTACGCGAACGTATACGTTCACCCGGAGCACACGGGCCGCGGCGCCGGCACCCTCCTCCTGCGCACGGCGGAGGAGCATCTCGCCCAGCACGGCGCCACGGAGGTGCACTGCTGGGCCCTGGACGCCCCGCGCAATCTCGCCTGGGCCGCCGCCCGCGGCTACCGCGCAAGCCGCAGCGCCCATTTCCTCCGCCTCGACCTCACGGCCGACACCCTCCCACCCCGCCAACTCCCTCCGCCGAACGTGGAGTTGCGCACCGCCTCCGACTACGCGGCGGACCCGCGCCCCCTCTTCCACCTGGACGCGGAGGCCACCAGCGACGAACCGGGCGACATCCAGGCCGAACTCACCGATTACGACCAGTGGTTGCGCGACACCTGGCACCAGCCCCTCCTCAACCACGACCTGACGACGGTCGCAGTCGTGGACGGCACCCCGGCAGCCTTCACCGCGGCCCTCACCGACGGCGAAGGGCGCTACCTCTCGGGCATGACCGGCACGGCCCGCGCCTTCCGCGGCCGCGGCCTCGCCAAGCTCGCCAAGAACGACTCCCTGCACCGGGCCCGCGCGGCCGGCATCACCGTGGCGTACACGGGAAACGACGCCGGCAACGAACCGATGCTCGCGATCAACAAATGGTTCGGCTACACACTCGACACGACGGAGATCCGCCATGTCCGCACCCTCGCCCTCAGCCTCCCTCACTGACAACGCCCTCCAAGTACACCTGATCAAAGCGGGCCGCACAAAGATCAGTTACCCGGTGGACCTCCTCCACGACGACGGCACCCGCATCACGGTCCGCGGCCCCTGGGCGGGCGACGGCGTACGCGACTTCGGCTTCGTCCAGTTCGCCCCCGGCGACGTCTTCACCGAGTACTACTGGCGCGACCGCTGGTACGCGGTGAAGGAGGTCCGCGCGGCGGACGGCTCCCTCAAGGGCTGGTACTGCGACATCACGCGCCCCGCCGTGCGTACCGACGACGGCGACATCCGCTCCGAGGACCTCGACCTCGACCTGTGGGTGTCGGCGGACGGCAGCCAGGTGATCCGCCTGGACGAGGACGAGTTCGCCGACAGCGGCCTCACCGACCGGGACCCGGCCGCCGCACAGGCGGCGACGCGGGCCCTGGACGACCTCGAACGCCTCGCCAAGCAGGGCGGGTTCACCGCCCTGCTCGCCCGCCAACCGCTCACATAACAGCAACCACCGCGTACCGCTCGTCCGCGACCTCCCGCCCCCACAGCCGCGCGTCCCCCGACAGCGGCTCCCGCCGGACGTCCGCGACGAGCGGCGCGAGCACGTCCGCCAGCCGCGCCGCAGGTATCCCGGCCGGACTCACCTCACCCCACACCCCCTCCACCAGCACGAGCCGCCCACCGGGCCGCAGCAGCGAAACCCACCGCCGTAGCACGGCCGCGACATCGGGCAGCATCCACAACACATGCCGTGCGAGCACCACGTCGTACGCCCCCGCCGCCACCGGCGGCTCCGCCGCGTCCCCGAGCAGAAACTCCGCGTCGCGCCCCACGAGCTTGCGCCGGGCGAGTTCCAGCATTCCCGGCGCACTGTCCACTCCGGTCACCCGATGCCCCCGCTCGGCCGCGAGGAGTGACATACTCCCCGTCCCGCAGCCGATGTCGACCACGTCACCGGCCTCCTCCGGCAGCCACCCGGCAAGCCTCTCGGCCCAGGCGGCACGCACCTCGGGATCCCGCAGCCCATGGTCGGGTTCGTCGTCGAACTCCCCCGCCATCGCGTCCCAGTCGATCGCGCCTTCGGACGTTCCCCCATATGTCGTCATGGCCCCACCGTGACATCCGCCACTGACAATTGCGCTTCGAAGGGCCACGCTCCGGGAAAAGGTCTACAACGACGCAACGTTGGAACGCGTGTAGGCAGGTACAGGAGGCACCATGCGCCGAGTGACCATGCACAAGCCGACCGGGGCGAGCACCATCACGCGCCGACTGCGCGAAGACACGGCCGACATGAAGCAGGACCGCCCCGAAGTGCGCAAGGACGTCCGCAAGACGTGGTGGCCGGACGAGTGAGCGGGGCCGGACGGATGCTGCTGAGACCCGAGACCCTGATCCGTCAGGACGACCCCAGCCGCTTGCGGTAATGGACGCGGTCGTAGGGGCCGTCCGCGCGGCGCTCCACGACCTCGTATCCGTAGCGCGGGTACAGCTCCTGGTTCTCCCACATGAGTGCGTTCGTGTACAGCCGCACCTCGAACAGCCCAAGAGCACGCGCATGCTCCTCCACGAAGGTGAGCAGGCGGCGGCCCACCCCCTGCCCGTGGGCGTCGGAGTGGACCGCGATGCTGTCGAGGAAGAGGTGGTCCGGGCGGGCCTCGACGACCACCAGGCCGAGCACGTCCGGTTCCCCGGTGACGTACACGCGGCCCGCCGTCACGTTCGCCGCGTGGTCGGCCTCCATGGGCGCGGGCACGACGCCGATGCGCTCGATGTAGTGGTGGTACGCCGCGTCCGTGACCGCCTTGACGGCGGGCACGTCCGCGGCCGTCGCCCGGCGGATCGCGGTTTCTCGGCTCTCGTTGGTCATGCCGTCCTGTTTACGTCACTTCCCCTCCCGCGCACCACCAGCTTCTTCAGCAGCGGCCACGCCACGATGAGCAGGACGACCGCGTAGACCGTCACGGAGAACGGCGTGTTGACCAGTCCGCTGACGCTGCCGTCGCTGATCTGGAGGGCGCGGCGCAGCTGTTGCTCGGCGTTCGGGCCGAGGATGACGCCGATGACGGCGGGCAGCACGGGGAGTCCGTAGCGGCGCATGCCGAAGCCGATGAGGCCGATGACCAGCAGGATGACGAGGTCGATGGCCTCGCCGCCGACCGCGTACGCGCCGACCGCGGCGAAGAAGAGGATGCCGGCGTAGAGGTACGGGCGGGGGATGCGCAGCAGCTTCGCCCAGACGGGGGCCAGCGGCAGGTTCAGGGCCAGGAGCAGCACCATGCCGACGAAGAGGGAGGCGATGAGGCCCCAGACCAGTTCCGGTTCGCGTTCGAAGAGGAGCGGGCCGGGCTGGATGCCGTACTGCTGGAAGGCCGCGAGCATGACCGCGGCGACCGCCGTGGTCGGGAGGCCGAGCGTCAGCATCGAGACCAGGGTGCCGGCCGCGGATGCCGAGGACGCCGATTCGGGGCCCGCGACGCCTTCGATGGCGCCCTTGCCCCACTCGTCCTTGTGCTTGGACAGGCGCTTCTCGGTGACGTAGGAGAGGAACGTGGGGATCTCGGCGCCGCCCGCGGGGATCGCGCCGAACGGGAAGCCGATGAGCGGGCCGCGCAGCCAGGACTTCCAGGTGCGCTTCACGTCGGAGGTGCCGAGCCAGGGGCGGCCGACCGGGATCGCCTCGCCGCTCGTGCGGCGCAGATGGGCGGCCACCCACAGGGCCTCGCCGATGGCGAAGAGGCCGACCGCGACGATGACGACGTCGACGCCGTCGGCGAGCTGCAACGAGCCGAAGGTGAGCCGCTGTTGGCCGGTCATCTGGTCGAGGCCGACCAGGCCGATGGTGAGTCCGATGAGGAGTGAGGCGAGGCCGCGTACGCGGGAGGAGCCGAGCACCGAGGTCACCGCGATGAACGCGAGGACCATGATGGCGAAGTAGTCGGGCGCGCCGATGTCGACGGCGAGCGAGGCGACCTTCGGGGCGAGGGCGACCAGCAGGATCGTGCCGATCATGCCGCCGGCGAAGTGTCCGATGGCGGCGGCCGCGAGGGCCTGCGCGCCGCGTCCGGACTTCGCCATGGGGTTGCCCTCCATGGCGGCGACCACGGCGGCGCTCTCGCCCGGGGTGTTGAGGAGGATCGAGGTCGTCGAGCCGCCGAACATGGCGCCGTAGTAGATGCCCGCGAACATGATGAACGCGCCGGTGGGTTCGAGTCCGTACGTCACCGGGAGCAGCAGGGCGACCGCCATCGCGGGGCCGATGCCGGGCAGGACGCCGATGGCCGTGCCGAGCAGGACGCCTATCGCCGCCCAGAGGAGGTTGATGGGGGTGAGGGCCGTACCGAAGCCGTCGAGGAGGGAGTTGAGGGCGTTCATGGGGTCACAGCACCTCCATCAGGGGGCCGCCCGGCAGGGGGACGCCGAGCAGGTTGTTGAAGAGGACGAAGGTGAGGAGGGAGAGCCCGGCGGCGATCAGGGGGTCGCGGGTGAGGTGGCGGCTGCCGAGCGCGTACGCCGCGCCCCAGAACAGCAGCGCGCCCGCGAGCGGGAAGCCGAGCGGTTCGATGAGCACGGCGGTGGCGAGGAAGACGCCCGCGAGCAGCAGCACGGTGCGCCAGTCGGCGGGTTCGGACAGGTCGACGTCCTCGCCGGCCTCGGCCTCTCCCCTGCCGCCGCGCAGTACGTCGACGGCGAGCAGGACGGCGACGGCGAGCAGCCCGATGCCGACGACGATCGGCACGGTCTTCGGGCCGACGGGGCCGCGCTGGGCGATGTCGACGTTCATGGTGAGCGCGTCGGTGAGGACGAGCAGGCCGAGCGCCAACAGCAGGACGCAGACGCCGAGTTCGGAGTGTTCGCGCAGCCAGGACGTGCGCGTGGCCTCGTCCGGGCGGGTCTCGGTGGCGGTCACGGGCTCTACCGGATTCACAGGCCCAGCTCCTTCAGTACGGACACGACCCGCTTGTCCTCGGCGTCGAGGAACGTCCCGAAGTCGTCGCCGACGAGGAAGGCGTCGTCCCAGCCGTTCGTCTTCAACGACTTCTTCCACTCCTTGGAGGCGTGCAACTTCCGTACCAGGTTGGTGAGTTTGTCGCGCTGGGTGCCGGACAGGCCGGGCGGGGCGACGATGCCGCGCCAGTTGGTGAAGTTCACGTCGTAGCCGGACTCCTTGAGCGTGGGCCCGTCGAGGCCGGCGGCGCGTTCGGGTCCCGTGACGGCGAGGAGGCGCAGTTCGCCGCTCTTGATCTGGTCCAGGTACTCGCCGACGCCGGAGACGCCGAAGGCGACCTTGTTGCCGAGGATGGAGGCGAGGAGTTCGCCGCCGCCGTCGAACGGGACGTAGTTGACCTTCTTCGGCTGGATGCCGGCGGCGCGCGCCATCAGCATGGGCGCCAGATGGTCGGGGCCGCCGGGCGAGGAGCCGCCTCCGACGGGCAGCTTGCCGGGGTCCTTCTTCCAGGCGTCGATGAGCTGCTTGATGTTCTTGTACGGGGAGTCCTTCGCGACCACGACGACATCGGGCTCCTCGGTGAGCCGGGCGATGGGCGTGGTGTCGGCGAGGGTCTTCGGGGAGTGGTTGGAGCGGGCCGCTCCTACGACGCCGAGGCCCATGGACATCGCGAGTTTTCCGTTGCCGTGTTCGCCGACGAGGCGGGTGAGGCCGACGGTGCCGCCGGCGCCGGGCAGGTTGAACACCTCGACGTTGTGGGTGAGTTCGGCGTCCTCCGCGTTCTTGGCGGCGGTGCGCGCGGTGATGTCGTAGCCGCCGCCGGGGGTGTTGGGGACCATGAGGCGCAGGCCGGGGATCTGGGTGCCGGTGTCGGCGCCGCTGCCCGTGGTGAGCAGCGGCGGCCCCACCAGGACGAGCAGCGCGGCCCCGAGCAGGGCGAGGGGTGTGCGCAGGCGCACGTGTGCCACCTACTTCTTGGGATCGTTTTGACGGCGGGCTGGTTGTGAGGTGGCCCACATGTTGCCCACGCGTTAACAAGCTGTCTCCCTTCCGCAAGCAACGGACGTTGTGGTCCTTGTGGTCGCGCACCTACTCTGCGCCAGTGACAAAGGTCTTGATCAAGGTCTTGATCGTGGACGACGACTTCATGGTTGCGAAGCTGCACAGCCGGTACGTGTCCGCGATGGACGGGTTCGTGGTGGCCGGGGTGGCGCACGGCGGCGCGGAGGCGCTGCGTGCCGCGGAGTCGCTGCGGCCCGATCTGGTGCTCCTGGACGTGTACTTGCCGGACATGGACGGCATCGAGGTGTTGCGGACGCTGCGGGCCGCGGAGGAGCGGGATCCGGCCCGTACCGCGGTGGACGCGCTGTTCATCACGGCGGCGCGGGACGCGGAGGTGGTGCGGGCGGCGCTGCGGGCGGGGGCGCTGCACTATCTGATCAAGCCGTTCAACCAGGCCGCGCTGCAGGAGCAGTTGAGGCATGTGGCGGCGCTGCGGACCCGCCTCGACGATCTGGACGAGGCGCGTCAGGAGGACGTCGACCAGATCTTCGGCGCCCGCCCGCCGGGTTCGCGGGAACTGCCGAAGGGCCTCGCCGCGCACACCGCGGACCTGGTGGAGCAGACGCTGCGCGCCCACCCGGACGGCCTGTCGGCGACGGAGTGCGCCCAGGAGGCGGGCTCGCTGTCGCGGGTGAGCGCGCGCCGGTACCTGGAGTTCTTCGCGGGGACGGGGCGGGCGCGGGTGTCACTCCGGTACGGCGGGACGGGGCGGCCGGAGCGGCGGTATCGGTGGGTGTCCTGAGGCGGGACGCATGGGCGCCCCGAGGGCGGTACGCGTGGGTGTCCTGAGCGGAGTCTGAGGGGCGTCTTAAGGGGGCCATAAAGATCCACTCGGAGCGCTCCCAAGGGCCGAACAGTGCGTTTTTTCGGGCTAACTTCCTTGCCGCACCCCCCGATGCACTCGATGCACTCGGTGCACCCAATGCACTCGATCAAGGAGTACCCCCATGCCCGCAAGCCGTCGCAAGCTCGCCGCGCTCACCACGGTCGGAGCGATCCCCCTCGCCCTCACCGCCCTGTCCGCTACGCCCGCGGCAGCGCACGGCACGCTCGGCGATCCGGCCAGCCGGGTCGCCGCCTGTTACGCGGAGGGCGCCGAGAGCCCCACGTCGGCGGCGTGCAAGGCGGCGGTCGCCGAGGGCGGCCCGCAGGCCCTGTACGACTGGAACGGCATCCGTGACGGCGAGGCCGGCGGCAAGTCCCAGGAGAACATCCCCGACGGCAAGCTGTGCTCTGCGAACTCCGACGAGTTCAAGGGCATGGACCTGGCCCGCGACGACTGGCCCGCGACGAAGGTCTCGGCGGGCTCGTACACCTTCAAGTACAAGGTGACCGCCCAGCACAAGGGCACCTTCAACCTCTACATGACGAAGCAGAGCTACGACCCGTCGAAGCCGCTGAAGTGGTCCGACCTGGACCTGGCGAACCCGGTCGCGACGAAGACGGACCCGACGGCATCGGGCGGCTACTACACGTTCTCCGGAAAGCTCCCGGACCGCACGGGCCGCCAGCTGATCTACGGCATCTGGCAGCGTTCGGACAGCCCGGAGGCGTTCTACTCCTGCTCGGACGTGACGTACGGCGGCGCGTCCACCGCCTCCGCCACGACGAAGGAGGCGACGACGCCCTCGGACGAGCAGATCGCGGCGGACGCCGACAAGTCGACGGTCGACCACAGCGGCATGGACATGGGCGACGACACCCACAAGACCCACGAGTCGGCCGCGCCCGCCGCCGACGCCAACTCCCCCGCCGCGCAGGGTGGTTCGCAGAACCTCGCGGAGACGGGCGGCGACTCCACCACCCCGTACATCGCGATGGGTGGCGCGGCCGCCCTGGCGATCGGCGCGGCGGGCCTGTTCGCCTCGATGCGCCGCCGCGCGACGGCGACCGGCCGCCACGGCCGCTGACCGCAGCGCCATCGACCGGACCGCCGTCTCCCTGTTCTTCGGGAGGCGGCGGTCCTCATGCATGGATCGGACGGACCGTCACCAGGTGGGCCGGATCGGCCCGTTGGGCGCAATGGCGAGCAACCGCTCCGCGAGCGCGTGAGCCTCCCCTTCCCCGAGCCGCTCCACCCAGGGCCGCACCGCTTCGGCGGCGGCCTCTTCGGCGGCCCGAGTGCAGTCCCACCCGCGCCCGGTCAGCACGACGAGCCGGGCCCGCGCGTCCTGCGGATGGGGCCGCCGCTCGGCATACCCCTTGCGCACCAGCTCGTCGACGAGCTGACTCGCGGCCTGCTTGGTCACACCGAGGTGGGCGGCGAGTTCCGTGGCGGTGGCGTCCCCGTAGGAGAGCCGCACGAAGGCGAAGCCGTGGGCGGGCCGGATGTCGCCGAACCCCCTGGCCACGACCCCTTCGTGGATACGTCGCGTCAACTCGCTCGCGGCGGCGAGCAGGGCGGAGGTCAGGCTCAGGGCTTCGGCGTTCTGCACGCGGCCATTCAAACACCCTTGACGAGATGGTCAAGCAGCCTGACTATATGGTCAAGCAGCTTGACCATCCCGCAAGACAAGCCGCTTGGCCATCGTGCAAGAAGAGCCGTCAAGACAAGCCATGAAGGAGAAGCCATGCCGGTGATCCGCGCCTCGGAGGCCGTCGTCCACGAACTGCACGGCGTCCGCTTCGTCTCGTACGCCACCCCCGCCACCGGCAGCAAGGAGCTGTGCGCCTGGCGGGGCGAGATCCCCGCGGGCACGAAGGGGCCCGCACACACGGTCTCCCGCGAGGAGATCCTCCACCTGCTGACCGGCACCCTGCGACTCTCCCTCGACGGCACCCCGCACACCCTCGCG
Protein-coding sequences here:
- a CDS encoding cupin domain-containing protein; amino-acid sequence: MPVIRASEAVVHELHGVRFVSYATPATGSKELCAWRGEIPAGTKGPAHTVSREEILHLLTGTLRLSLDGTPHTLAPGDTAIVNAGTALGVENPADEPATMWVTTSVGLEAELADGTRIAPPWAR